One segment of Strix aluco isolate bStrAlu1 chromosome 4, bStrAlu1.hap1, whole genome shotgun sequence DNA contains the following:
- the ARHGAP11A gene encoding rho GTPase-activating protein 11A isoform X5: MAEQRRRLVQLAVLEELRASYGIKVKSGSCLAAAKQPRTAAAEGKIFGISFHALPQSLVPDYGYIPSFLVDTCEYLEEHVHTEGLFRKSGSLVRLKALKSKLDQGENCLSAALPCDVAGLLKQFFRELPEPILPPHLQEGLLRAQQLGNEKKTATVLLSCLMANRTIEALRYFFNFLRTVSLRSSENRMDSSNLAVIFAPNLLHSNENEKMSASTEEKIRLQAAVVQTLIDHAAEIGQVPEFILEKIPAMLGVDAFQSTPSLWGHEDSENESPSECKKRRHRSVGDIVSGALNKFKSNRTPSTTPQQDRSVLSSVTPVVLTPSTKRKLPTDCSQGLSSKKRRSFKHSFAFELLPSSIFNSSTPASVQFEASPCVSLESSQTSLSPSTVGENHMSGTGNRRSKRHASKKLYRAESGKTGCFSPKISRKEMVRRSLRLKFGLGKSNREMNMVSGCVVGNRSENIGRRLASQQGLESRTECAKRDLLFSPCINEKFPKKG, encoded by the exons ATGGCGGAGCAGAGGCGAAGGCTGGTGCAGCtggcggtgctggaggagctcCGGGCTTCTTACGGGATTAAGGTGAAGAGCGGGAGCTGCCTGGCGGCGGCCAAGCAGCCGAGAACGGCGGCCGCGGAG GGTAAAATCTTTGGAATATCTTTTCATGCGTTACCACAATCACTTGTGCCAGATTATGGTTATATTCCAAG CTTTCTTGTTGATACTTGTGAATATTTGGAAGAACATGTTCATACTGAGGGACTCTTCAGAAAGTCTGGATCTCTTGTTCGTTTAAAAGCTTTAAAG AGTAAACTGGATCAGGGTGAAAACTGCCTCTCAGCTGCGCTGCCATGTGATGTTGCAGGGCTTCTTAAACAGTTCTTTAGGGAGCTGCCAGAACCCATCCTTCCACCTCACCTGCAGGAAGGCCTTTTAAGAGCTCAGCAGCtgggaaatgagaagaaaactgCAACTGTGTTGCTGTCGTGTTTGATGGCCAACAGAACAATTGAAGCTTTGAGATACTTTTTCAACTTTCTGAGAACTGTCTCCCTAAG ATCCAGTGAAAACAGAATGGATAGCAGTAATCTGGCAGTGATTTTTGCTCCCAACCTCTTGCACtcgaatgaaaatgaaaagatgtcagccagtacagaagaaaaaattcgTTTGCAAGCCGCTGTTGTGCAAACACTTATTGACCATGCAGCAGAAATCG GACAAGTACCAGAGTTTATCTTGGAAAAGATTCCTGCAATGTTAGGTGTTGATGCCTTTCAATCTACTCCCTCACTGTGGGGCCACGAAGACAGTGAAAATGAATCACCCAGTGAATGTAAGAAGAGGAGACACCGAAGTGTTGGGG ATATTGTTAGTGGAGCACTGAATAAATTTAAATCTAACAGAACACCCTCCACTACACCTCAACAAGATAGAAGCG TCCTTTCATCGGTGACTCCAGTGGTTCTTACTCCAAGTACCAAGCGTAAACTTCCAACTGATTGCTCTCAGGGCTTGTCCAGCAAGAAGAGAAGATCTTTTAAGCATAGTTTTGCTTTTGAGTTGTTACCAAGTAGCATTTTTAACAGCTCAACACCAGCATCAg TTCAGTTTGAAGCAAGTCCTTGTGTGTCTCTTGAGTCATCACAGACATCACTGTCTCCTTCAACTGTTGGTGAAAATCATATGTCTGGTACAGGGAACAGAAGAAGTAAAAGACACGCAAGCAAAAAATTATACAG GGCTGAATCAGGAAAGACTGGTTGTTTTTCTCCAAAGATTAGCCGAAAAGAAATGGTTCGTAGGTCATTACGCTTGAAGTTTGGTTTGGGGAAAAGCAACAGAGAAATG AATATGGTATCAGGATGTGTGGTTGGTAATAGATCTGAAAATATTGGAAGGCGTCTTGCAAGTCAACAAGGTCTGGAAAGCAGAACTGAATGTGCAAAGAGAGATTTACTCTTCAGCCCATGTATCAATGAAAAATTCCCTAAGAAAG